Proteins encoded within one genomic window of Perognathus longimembris pacificus isolate PPM17 chromosome 28, ASM2315922v1, whole genome shotgun sequence:
- the Magee1 gene encoding melanoma-associated antigen E1, with product MSLVSQNSRRRRRRCAKATAQNGRWGETQAPNAPELPAAVTGPDVPQGPNEPQILQGFNASEGPGTSVPPTSGEGPSTSVPFPATEGSGASGQFTTSEGPNTSELPIPSELPNISGPPTVSEGLNGAMSITASQGPRSLVPPAALDGPIAQEHPTVREELNTSELPLSEEGLSTSVPPPSGEVPSTSVLPTDSEGPGTSVPPPPSGDRPSCSEPATLGEGLNTSEALPEAEGLGINAPPSSQESPRSSMPSTPGEGLSISMLSTDSQGPGISVPPPSGEDPSTTGLPTASEGASALVQPPSSEGRSISMPPTGGEGLGTCALPSGCESRGICVLRIPHDCLISSVTPPSGEGPSAFLLPADCEVLDTCALHPCGEGRHNYVSHIPEEVPCTSRMPTAAEDPSISGMPTACENPDTLLSLSAMGPNSSKASPRMNRISNGAEGPLGFQVLRDRENSNCITIMGLGTGQVVLTLKPQDPMEHNVAELLQFLLVKDQSKYPIRESEMREFIAKECRSQFPEILRQAADRLECIFRFELKELDPEECTYLLLNKLGPVPFDGLEDRPNGPKMGLLMLILGQILLNGNQAKEAEIWEMLWRLGVQRERRLSIFGNPKRLLSVEFVWQRYLDYRPITDCSPVEYEFFWGPRSHVETTKMKILKFMAKIYNKDPRDWPEQYHEALEEEAIRAAGGDWPAVHHYRRPYFEEAAAEIAIHDADISGYSSKYAPHTWPETRLESKSRKLVQLFLLMDATKLPIPKKGILYYIGRECSKVFPDLLNRAARTLNHVYGTELVVLDPRNHSYTLYNRREMEDTEEIMDSPNRPGNNFLMQVLSFIFIMGNHARESAVWAFLRGLGVQSGRKHAITCRYLSQRYIDSLRVPDSDPVQYDFVWGPRARLETSKMKALRYVARIHRKDPQEWPEQYREALEDEANRADAAHRQFLVHNF from the coding sequence ATGTCGCTGGTAAGCCAGAAttcacgccgccgccgccgccgctgtgCAAAGGCCACTGCGCAGAACGGCAGGTGGGGTGAAACGCAGGCCCCTAACGCCCCCGAACTCCCTGCTGCCGTGACGGGCCCAGACGTTCCCCAGGGTCCCAACGAGCCTCAGATACTCCAGGGTTTCAACGCCTCTGAGGGCCCTGGCACCTCGGTGCCGCCCACCTCTGGGGAAGGCCCGAGCACCTCTGTGCCGTTCCCTGCCACCGAGGGCTCCGGCGCATCTGGGCAGTTCACCACCTCCGAGGGGCCAAATACCTCCGAGCTGCCCATACCCAGTGAGCTCCCAAACATCTCCGGGCCTCCTACGGTTTCTGAGGGGTTGAACGGCGCCATGTCAATCACCGCCTCCCAGGGCCCTCGCTCCTTGGTGCCGCCCGCTGCCTTGGACGGCCCCATAGCCCAGGAGCATCCCACTGTTCGTGAGGAGCTGAACACCTCCGAGCTGCCCCTGTCTGaagagggcctgagcacctccGTGCCGCCCCCCTCTGGTGAAGTTCCCAGCACCTCCGTGTTGCCCACTGATTCCGAGGGACCAGGCACCAGcgtgcctcctcctccctccggTGACCGCCCGAGCTGCTCTGAGCCTGCCACCCTTGGTGAGGGCCTGAACACTTCTGAGGCGCTCCCCGAAGCGGAGGGTCTGGGCATCAATGCGCCGCCCTCCTCCCAAGAGAGCCCCCGCTCCTCCATGCCTTCCACCCCTGGTGAAGGCCTAAGCATCTCCATGCTGTCCACCGACTCCCAGGGACCCGGCATCAGTGTGCCGCCCCCTTCCGGTGAGGACCCCAGCACCACTGGGCTTCCCACCGCCTCTGAGGGAGCGAGCGCCTTGGTGCAGCCCCCCTCCAGTGAGGGTCGAAGCATTTCCATGCCGCCCACGGGGGGTGAGGGACTGGGCACCTGTGCCCTGCCTTCTGGTTGTGAAAGTCGGGGCATCTGTGTGCTGCGCATCCCCCATGACTGCCTGATCTCGTCGGTGACACCCCCCTCTGGTGAGGGTCCCAGCGCCTTCTTGCTGCCCGCCGATTGTGAGGTACTGGACACCTGTGCACTGCATCCCTGTGGTGAAGGCCGGCACAACTATGTGTCTCACATCCCTGAGGAAGTCCCATGCACTTCCCGGATGCCCACTGCTGCTGAGGACCCCAGCATTTCAGGGATGCCCACTGCCTGTGAAAACCCCGATACATTGTTGAGCTTGAGTGCTATGGGCCCGAACTCCTCCAAGGCAAGCCCTCGTATGAACAGGATCTCCAACGGTGCAGAAGGCCCTCTGGGGTTCCAGGTCCTGAGAGACCGTGAGAATTCCAACTGCATCACCATTATGGGTCTCGGTACAGGCCAGGTCGTCCTTACGTTAAAGCCCCAGGATCCTATGGAACACAATGTAGCTGAGTTGTTGCAGTTTCTGTTGGTGAAGGATCAGAGCAAGTATCCAATCAGGGAATCGGAAATGAGGGAATTTATTGCTAAAGAATGTCGCAGTCAGTTCCCTGAGATCCTCAGACAAGCAGCAGACCGCTTGGAGTGCATTTTTAGGTTTGAACTGAAGGAGCTTGACCCTGAGGAGTGCACCTACCTCTTGCTCAATAAGCTAGGACCTGTACCTTTTGATGGGTTAGAGGATCGCCCAAATGGGCCAAAGATGGGCCTCCTGATGTTGATCTTAGGACAAATACTCCTAAATGGCAACCaggccaaggaggctgagatttgggaaaTGCTCTGGCGGCTGGGGGTGCAGCGTGAGAGGAGGCTTTCCATTTTTGGGAACCCAAAGAGACTTCTGTCTGTAGAGTTTGTATGGCAGCGTTACTTGGACTACAGGCCAATCACTGACTGTTCACCAGTGGAGTATGAGTTTTTCTGGGGCCCACGATCCCATGTAGAGACCACCAAGATGAAAATTCTGAagttcatggctaagatctataACAAAGATCCTAGAGACTGGCCAGAGCAATACCATGAGGCTCTGGAAGAAGAAGCTATCAGAGCTGCCGGTGGTGATTGGCCAGCTGTCCATCACTATAGGAGGCCCTATTTTGAGGAAGCTGCTGCAGAGATAGCAATTCATGATGCAGACATTTCTGGCTATTCCTCAAAATATGCTCCACATACCTGGCCAGAGACACGGTTGGAGAGCAAGTCAAGGAAGCTAGTGCAACTATTTCTGCTTATGGATGCGACTAAGCTGCCCATACCAAAGAAAGGAATTCTGTACTATATTGGCCGAGAATGCAGCAAAGTGTTTCCTGATCTTCTGAATCGTGCTGCGCGCACCCTGAACCATGTGTATGGGACAGAGCTAGTGGTACTTGATCCTAGGAATCACTCCTATACTCTGTACAACCGAAGGGAAATGGAGGATACTGAAGAGATCATGGACAGTCCAAACAGGCCTGGCAACAACTTCTTGATGCAAGTTCTCAGCTTCATCTTCATCATGGGCAACCATGCTAGAGAGTCTGCAGTGTGGGCCTTTCTGAGGGGCTTGGGGGTTCAAAGTGGAAGAAAGCATGCGATAACCTGTAGGTATTTGAGTCAGCGCTACATAGACAGTTTACGGGTTCCTGATAGTGATCCAGTGCAATATGATTTTGTATGGGGCCCTAGAGCCCGATTGGAAACCTCCAAGATGAAAGCCCTGCGGTATGTGGCCAGAATCCATCGAAAGGATCCACAGGAGTGGCCAGAACAGTACAGAGAGGCACTAGAAGATGAGGCCAACAGAGCTGATGCTGCGCATCGGCAATTCCTGGTTCACAACTTCTAA